One Hydrogenophaga crassostreae genomic region harbors:
- a CDS encoding rubredoxin, which yields MSHQFEGFEGSYLGNRNALRPSSRLECKICWWVYDPVQGDSQWQIDAGTPFADLPAHWRCPNCDGEADQFLLMPD from the coding sequence GTGAGCCACCAATTCGAGGGCTTCGAAGGCTCTTATCTAGGCAACCGCAATGCGTTGCGGCCCAGCTCGCGCTTGGAATGCAAAATCTGTTGGTGGGTCTACGATCCAGTGCAGGGAGATTCTCAATGGCAGATCGACGCGGGAACGCCGTTTGCCGATCTGCCGGCGCACTGGCGTTGCCCCAACTGCGATGGCGAGGCCGATCAGTTTTTGCTCATGCCCGACTGA
- a CDS encoding hydrogenase expression/formation protein: MKAFPIPVVALGPGTQIEDETLDYLPMPRDMNTYRPPVLPEPEELAGLDQARSALEQVLALLERGGQGGAPGHIPLGLMAAKDFALVNQVLGEGEASAVVQLGTDGLEVRVQEAVFAGVWRLMTYRSGELVGDAIEVGPVPSLFATTAAQDVWSLDEMPVWTGALPPNVQNAPMLIEEIRDYVSRWQVGQLPQVVNLTLLPVTQEDIGFLDHHLGTGRVLMLSRGYGNCRISNTRMRNCWRVVYYNSMDRVILNTVEVVDMPEVAMAAPEDLRDSFERLNDVMAYLEAA, translated from the coding sequence ATGAAAGCATTTCCTATTCCCGTCGTGGCGCTCGGCCCAGGCACCCAGATCGAAGACGAGACGCTGGACTACTTGCCCATGCCAAGAGACATGAACACTTACCGCCCGCCGGTGCTGCCCGAGCCTGAAGAGCTGGCGGGCCTGGACCAGGCGCGCAGTGCGCTGGAGCAGGTGCTCGCACTGCTCGAGCGCGGTGGTCAGGGTGGCGCGCCTGGCCATATACCGTTGGGCCTGATGGCCGCCAAGGACTTTGCTCTGGTGAACCAGGTGCTTGGTGAGGGTGAAGCCAGTGCCGTCGTGCAGCTCGGCACCGATGGTTTGGAAGTGCGCGTGCAGGAAGCGGTTTTTGCCGGTGTCTGGCGTCTCATGACGTACCGCTCCGGCGAGCTGGTTGGCGACGCCATCGAGGTCGGCCCCGTGCCATCACTGTTTGCCACGACGGCCGCGCAAGACGTCTGGTCACTTGACGAGATGCCCGTGTGGACCGGCGCACTGCCTCCCAACGTACAGAACGCACCCATGCTGATCGAGGAAATTCGCGATTATGTGAGCCGCTGGCAAGTCGGCCAGCTGCCCCAGGTGGTCAACCTGACCCTTCTTCCTGTCACGCAAGAGGACATCGGCTTTCTCGACCACCATTTGGGCACCGGTCGTGTCTTGATGCTCTCGCGCGGCTATGGCAACTGCCGGATCTCCAACACCCGCATGCGCAATTGCTGGCGCGTGGTGTACTACAACTCGATGGACCGCGTCATCCTCAACACGGTTGAAGTCGTGGACATGCCCGAGGTGGCCATGGCCGCGCCCGAAGATCTGCGCGACTCGTTCGAACGCCTGAACGATGTGATGGCGTATCTGGAGGCTGCGTGA
- a CDS encoding thioredoxin domain-containing protein: MTTILDTPSSGAFQMPKPSNDPAAPLVMRLARDFGAAWVDEKTVAEWSAGGGDRVVLLAGDAVRFPEGQDVAAVLPELMKSFPGRFAVGVVPRDNEDAVAKRYGSQRWPTLLFFRDGQYVTAMAGMQDWDVYVKAVAAALDLPPSRPPTIGIPVVSQNSAAASDSSCH; this comes from the coding sequence ATGACAACCATCCTTGATACCCCGTCCAGTGGCGCATTTCAAATGCCCAAGCCGAGCAACGACCCCGCAGCGCCATTGGTGATGCGCCTTGCGCGCGATTTCGGCGCAGCCTGGGTCGATGAGAAGACGGTTGCAGAGTGGTCCGCTGGTGGAGGCGACCGTGTGGTTTTACTCGCGGGCGACGCTGTGCGTTTTCCCGAAGGCCAGGATGTGGCCGCCGTGTTGCCCGAGCTCATGAAGAGTTTTCCCGGCCGCTTCGCGGTGGGGGTCGTGCCACGCGACAACGAGGATGCCGTGGCCAAGCGCTACGGGTCGCAGCGCTGGCCCACTTTGTTGTTCTTCCGCGATGGCCAATATGTCACCGCCATGGCTGGCATGCAGGATTGGGATGTGTACGTCAAAGCCGTCGCTGCCGCGCTCGATTTGCCTCCGTCGCGCCCGCCCACCATTGGTATCCCGGTCGTCAGCCAGAACAGCGCAGCCGCCAGCGACAGCAGTTGCCACTGA
- a CDS encoding HypC/HybG/HupF family hydrogenase formation chaperone, translating to MCIGIPMQVTAVEPGHAWCEGRGERRRITTALVGEVAPGDWLLVFLGDARECIDATRAHEVDSALDLVLGAMQGLDVAGGAGFSLPSQMTADQLSVLAGQS from the coding sequence ATGTGTATCGGCATACCCATGCAGGTCACGGCCGTCGAGCCCGGTCACGCCTGGTGCGAAGGGCGTGGCGAGCGACGCCGGATCACCACGGCGTTGGTGGGCGAGGTGGCCCCAGGTGATTGGCTGCTCGTGTTTCTGGGCGATGCGCGCGAGTGCATCGATGCCACGCGAGCACACGAAGTCGACAGTGCGCTCGACCTCGTGCTTGGCGCCATGCAGGGTCTGGACGTGGCTGGCGGTGCCGGCTTTTCCCTGCCTTCCCAAATGACTGCCGACCAGCTCAGCGTGCTGGCCGGGCAATCCTGA
- a CDS encoding HyaD/HybD family hydrogenase maturation endopeptidase encodes MRIDPSESACHPTGDSPATIVVLGIGNLLWADEGFGVRCIEALQQRYEFAPHVELIDGGTQGLYLIQFVQAADALLIFDAIDYGLVPGELKLVRDDDVPRFMGAKKMSLHQTGFQEVLSLAQLTGKFPKQVLLIGCQPQELEDYGGSLRPVVKAAMEDALRLGMEELDRWGGNPQARSAPLSQRESVTVDELALAAYEIQRPSPEAACREGDERFFPSEVS; translated from the coding sequence ATGCGCATCGATCCCTCCGAATCCGCCTGTCACCCCACCGGTGACAGCCCTGCGACCATCGTCGTGCTCGGCATAGGCAACCTGCTCTGGGCCGACGAGGGCTTTGGCGTGCGCTGCATCGAAGCGCTGCAGCAACGGTACGAATTCGCCCCCCATGTGGAGCTGATCGATGGTGGCACTCAGGGCCTGTACCTGATTCAGTTCGTGCAGGCAGCCGACGCGCTGCTGATTTTTGACGCCATTGACTACGGACTGGTGCCAGGCGAACTCAAGCTGGTGCGCGACGACGATGTGCCCCGTTTCATGGGTGCGAAAAAAATGAGCCTGCACCAGACCGGCTTTCAGGAAGTGCTGTCGCTTGCGCAGTTGACCGGCAAGTTCCCCAAGCAGGTGCTGCTGATCGGTTGCCAGCCTCAAGAGCTGGAAGACTACGGCGGCAGCCTGCGCCCGGTGGTGAAGGCCGCCATGGAAGACGCCTTGCGCCTGGGGATGGAGGAACTCGACCGCTGGGGCGGGAACCCCCAAGCGCGCAGCGCACCATTGAGCCAGCGCGAATCCGTGACGGTGGATGAACTGGCCTTGGCTGCCTATGAAATTCAGCGGCCAAGCCCGGAGGCGGCTTGCCGAGAGGGCGACGAGCGCTTCTTTCCTTCTGAAGTGAGCTGA
- a CDS encoding HigA family addiction module antitoxin: MPLASRPRWLVAASALPPKGVPSRAPVHPGRLLARTCLAPMGLSQSEAARVLGLSRRRLHELVHGQRAMSPDTAIRCARQFGIDAAFWLTHQAAWDSFHAWKRLCAPRASSSL, encoded by the coding sequence ATGCCGCTTGCTTCCCGTCCTCGCTGGCTTGTTGCTGCTTCGGCCCTTCCGCCCAAGGGTGTGCCATCGCGTGCGCCGGTGCATCCGGGGCGGTTGCTGGCGCGCACTTGTCTGGCGCCTATGGGTTTGAGTCAGAGCGAGGCGGCGCGGGTGCTGGGTTTGTCGCGTCGGCGCTTGCATGAACTGGTGCATGGCCAGCGGGCGATGTCGCCCGACACAGCCATCCGCTGCGCGCGGCAGTTTGGTATCGACGCCGCTTTCTGGCTCACACACCAGGCCGCCTGGGACAGCTTCCATGCCTGGAAGCGCCTTTGCGCGCCGAGAGCTTCTTCTTCCCTTTGA
- the cybH gene encoding Ni/Fe-hydrogenase, b-type cytochrome subunit, protein MSSTTSSERLTAPSATTAEESELAQGQSIKSVYVYEAPVRIWHWINALAITVLAVTGYFIGKPLPTMPGEASAHFLMGYIRFAHFAAGYALAIGLLGRIYWAFVGNHHARELFWLPIFQKAYWVEVWSMLKWYAFVSPRPGRYVGHNPLARMAMVTLFLFIAVFMVVTGFALYGEGSQMGSWQEQMFGWVIPLMGQSQDVHTWHHMGMWAMAIFVIAHVYAAIREDIMGRQSIVSTMISGYRTFKD, encoded by the coding sequence ATGTCGTCCACCACATCCTCTGAGCGGCTGACTGCCCCCAGCGCCACGACCGCTGAAGAGAGCGAACTGGCACAAGGCCAGAGCATCAAGTCGGTTTATGTGTACGAAGCCCCGGTGCGTATCTGGCATTGGATCAACGCACTGGCGATCACAGTGCTCGCGGTCACCGGTTACTTCATTGGCAAGCCCTTGCCGACCATGCCTGGCGAAGCGAGCGCCCATTTCCTGATGGGTTACATCCGCTTTGCGCATTTCGCCGCCGGCTACGCACTGGCCATTGGCCTGCTCGGCCGCATCTACTGGGCTTTTGTGGGCAACCACCATGCCCGCGAACTTTTCTGGCTCCCCATCTTCCAGAAGGCTTACTGGGTGGAGGTCTGGAGCATGCTCAAGTGGTACGCCTTCGTATCGCCGCGCCCGGGGCGCTACGTGGGCCACAACCCGCTCGCGCGCATGGCCATGGTCACGCTGTTTTTGTTCATTGCTGTGTTCATGGTGGTCACCGGTTTCGCGCTGTACGGCGAAGGCTCGCAGATGGGCTCATGGCAAGAGCAGATGTTTGGCTGGGTGATCCCGCTGATGGGCCAAAGCCAGGATGTTCACACCTGGCACCACATGGGTATGTGGGCCATGGCCATTTTTGTGATCGCTCATGTGTATGCCGCCATCCGCGAAGACATCATGGGTCGCCAAAGCATCGTGAGCACCATGATTTCTGGCTACCGCACGTTCAAGGATTGA
- a CDS encoding HupE/UreJ family protein — protein MQHKTLRGLITASLLAGLAGAAQAHTGHGTQSFMQGLVHPLGLDHLLVMVAVGLWSVTALPRGKAWQGPTTFMLALLVGAFMGAMGFIVPYLEHAVALSVGLLGMMLIASRTALPTGLGLGLVAAAASLHGLAHGAETPASGAAGYAIGFLATTAALHLGGVFTGLGIRRALNQRAGWALGGLGAAMGGAGLFLFGQLAA, from the coding sequence ATGCAACACAAAACCCTTCGCGGCTTGATCACCGCCTCTTTGCTGGCCGGTCTGGCTGGCGCCGCTCAGGCTCACACGGGCCATGGCACCCAGAGCTTCATGCAAGGCCTGGTGCATCCTTTGGGCCTAGACCACCTGCTGGTCATGGTGGCCGTGGGCCTGTGGTCGGTCACGGCTTTGCCTCGAGGCAAGGCCTGGCAAGGTCCGACAACCTTCATGCTGGCGCTCCTGGTCGGCGCCTTCATGGGCGCGATGGGGTTCATCGTGCCCTATCTGGAACACGCTGTCGCGCTGTCAGTCGGGTTGTTGGGCATGATGCTGATTGCCTCGCGCACCGCTTTGCCCACAGGTCTCGGTCTGGGCCTGGTGGCCGCAGCGGCTTCGTTGCATGGCCTGGCGCACGGCGCTGAAACACCCGCTTCCGGCGCTGCCGGCTACGCGATCGGCTTTCTCGCCACGACCGCCGCGCTGCATCTCGGCGGCGTGTTCACGGGTCTGGGCATCCGGCGAGCGCTGAACCAACGCGCGGGCTGGGCACTGGGCGGACTGGGCGCGGCCATGGGCGGGGCGGGGCTCTTCCTCTTTGGTCAGCTCGCGGCCTGA
- a CDS encoding nickel-dependent hydrogenase large subunit, producing the protein MGAYETQGFNMDNTGRRIVVDPVTRIEGHMRCEVNLDSNNVIRNAVSTGTMWRGLEVILKGRDPRDAWAFVERICGVCTGCHALASVRAVEDALDIKIPLNAHLIREIMAKTLQVHDHAVHFYHLHALDWVDVVSCLQADPKKTSELQQMVSPAHPMSSPGYFRDVQNRLKKFVESGQLGPFANGYWGSKAYVLPPEANLMAVTHYLEALDMQKEWVKVHTIFGGKNPHPNYLVGGVPCAINIDGAGAAGAPINMERLNFVQARIQEMIDFNNNVYIPDVLAIGTIYKNAGWLYGGGLSATNVADYGTYEKVPYDRSTQQLPGGVILDGNWDKIHEIDPRDPEQVQEFVNHSWYKYADENQGLHPWDGVTEADYNPAGPNFKGTRTKIENLDESAKYSWIKSPRWRGHAVEVGPLSRYILGYAHATQGNKNCQRVKEQVDSAAVAINSAIPRALGLPETSYTLKQLLPTTIGRTLARALESQYAAEMMMDDFKHLIANIKAGDTATANVEKWDPATWPKEAKGVGTVAAPRGMLGHWIKIKDGKIENYQCVVPTTWNGSPRDTKGQIGAFEASLMNTPMVNPEQPLEILRTLHSFDPCLACSTHVMSEGGQEMSRVTVR; encoded by the coding sequence ATGGGTGCATACGAAACACAGGGCTTCAACATGGACAACACCGGCCGGCGCATCGTCGTCGATCCGGTCACGCGCATCGAAGGTCACATGCGCTGTGAGGTCAACCTCGACAGCAACAACGTCATCCGCAACGCGGTCTCCACCGGCACGATGTGGCGTGGGTTGGAAGTCATTCTGAAAGGCCGCGATCCGCGTGATGCCTGGGCATTCGTTGAGCGCATCTGCGGCGTCTGCACGGGTTGCCACGCGCTGGCCTCGGTGCGTGCGGTAGAAGACGCGCTGGACATCAAGATCCCACTCAACGCCCACCTGATCCGCGAGATCATGGCGAAAACCCTGCAGGTGCATGATCATGCGGTGCACTTCTACCACCTGCATGCGCTCGACTGGGTCGATGTCGTGTCCTGCCTGCAGGCCGATCCAAAGAAGACCAGTGAGCTGCAGCAGATGGTGTCGCCAGCGCACCCGATGTCTTCGCCCGGCTATTTCCGCGATGTGCAGAACCGACTCAAGAAGTTCGTCGAAAGTGGGCAACTCGGCCCCTTCGCTAATGGCTACTGGGGCAGCAAAGCTTATGTGCTGCCGCCCGAAGCCAACCTCATGGCCGTGACCCACTACCTCGAAGCACTCGACATGCAAAAGGAATGGGTCAAGGTGCACACCATCTTCGGCGGCAAGAACCCGCACCCCAACTATCTGGTCGGCGGCGTGCCCTGCGCGATCAACATTGATGGCGCTGGCGCCGCCGGTGCGCCAATCAACATGGAGCGGCTGAACTTCGTGCAGGCTCGCATCCAGGAAATGATCGACTTCAACAACAACGTTTACATCCCTGACGTATTGGCCATCGGCACCATCTACAAGAATGCGGGCTGGCTCTACGGTGGCGGTCTCTCCGCGACCAACGTGGCCGATTACGGCACTTATGAAAAAGTGCCTTACGACCGCAGCACCCAGCAATTGCCCGGTGGCGTGATCCTGGATGGCAACTGGGACAAGATCCACGAGATCGACCCGCGCGATCCCGAGCAGGTACAAGAGTTTGTGAACCACAGCTGGTACAAGTACGCCGACGAAAACCAAGGACTGCATCCATGGGACGGCGTGACCGAAGCCGACTACAACCCCGCAGGTCCGAACTTCAAAGGCACGCGAACCAAGATCGAGAACCTGGACGAATCGGCCAAATACTCATGGATCAAAAGTCCACGCTGGCGTGGTCACGCTGTCGAGGTCGGTCCACTGTCGCGCTACATCCTGGGCTATGCCCATGCCACACAAGGCAACAAAAACTGCCAGCGCGTGAAGGAACAGGTGGACAGCGCGGCAGTGGCGATCAACAGCGCGATCCCCAGGGCGCTGGGCCTGCCAGAGACGAGCTACACGCTCAAACAGTTGCTGCCCACCACCATCGGCCGCACCCTGGCTCGTGCGTTGGAAAGTCAGTACGCCGCCGAAATGATGATGGACGACTTCAAGCACCTGATCGCCAACATCAAGGCTGGCGACACCGCCACCGCCAACGTAGAGAAGTGGGACCCGGCCACCTGGCCGAAAGAAGCGAAAGGCGTGGGCACAGTCGCCGCACCGCGCGGCATGTTGGGCCATTGGATCAAGATCAAGGACGGCAAGATCGAAAACTACCAGTGCGTGGTGCCCACCACCTGGAACGGATCGCCACGGGACACCAAAGGCCAGATAGGCGCCTTCGAGGCTTCGCTTATGAACACCCCCATGGTCAACCCGGAGCAGCCGCTGGAGATCCTGCGCACCCTGCACAGCTTTGACCCCTGCCTGGCGTGCTCCACCCATGTGATGAGCGAAGGCGGCCAGGAAATGAGCCGCGTCACCGTGCGCTGA
- a CDS encoding hydrogenase small subunit, producing METFYEVMRRKGISRRSYLKYCSLTATSLGLAPSFVPQIAHAMENKPRTPVLWLHGLECTCCTESFIRSAHPLAKDVVLSMISLDYDDTLMAAAGHQAEALLEEIMVKYKGQYILAVEGNPPLNEDGMFCIQSGKPFLEKLKHVAKDAKAIIAWGSCASWGCVQAAKPNPTQATPIHKVITDKPIIKVPGCPPIPEVMTGVITYMLTFDKIPELDRQGRPKMFYSQRIHDKCYRRPHFDAGQFVEAFDDEFARKGYCLYKVGCKGPTTYNACSTVMWNEGTSFPIKAGHGCIGCSEDGFWDKGSFYDRLTTIHQFGVEGTADEIGGTAAAVVGAAVAAHAAVSVAKRARDTSKDKDKAKTTA from the coding sequence ATGGAAACCTTCTATGAGGTCATGCGCCGCAAAGGCATTTCACGCCGCAGCTACCTGAAGTACTGCTCGCTTACCGCTACCTCGCTGGGGTTGGCTCCGTCTTTCGTGCCGCAGATCGCGCACGCCATGGAAAACAAACCACGCACACCAGTGCTGTGGCTGCATGGGCTCGAATGCACCTGCTGCACCGAGTCGTTCATCCGCTCCGCCCACCCGTTGGCCAAGGATGTGGTGCTGTCCATGATCTCTCTGGACTATGACGATACCCTGATGGCCGCTGCAGGTCACCAAGCAGAGGCCCTCCTCGAAGAGATCATGGTCAAGTACAAGGGGCAGTACATCCTCGCCGTGGAAGGCAACCCGCCGTTGAACGAAGACGGCATGTTCTGCATCCAGTCGGGCAAGCCCTTTCTTGAAAAGCTCAAGCACGTTGCGAAGGACGCCAAGGCGATTATTGCCTGGGGGTCGTGCGCCTCCTGGGGCTGTGTGCAGGCCGCTAAGCCCAACCCGACCCAAGCTACGCCTATTCACAAGGTGATCACCGACAAGCCCATCATCAAGGTGCCGGGCTGCCCGCCCATTCCTGAGGTGATGACGGGTGTGATCACCTACATGCTGACCTTCGACAAGATCCCAGAACTCGACCGTCAGGGCCGTCCGAAGATGTTTTACAGCCAGCGCATCCACGACAAGTGCTACCGCCGCCCCCACTTCGACGCAGGCCAGTTCGTCGAAGCCTTTGACGACGAATTCGCGCGCAAGGGCTACTGCCTCTACAAGGTCGGATGCAAGGGCCCGACTACCTACAACGCCTGCTCGACCGTGATGTGGAACGAGGGCACCAGCTTCCCGATCAAGGCCGGCCATGGTTGCATCGGTTGTTCGGAAGACGGCTTTTGGGACAAGGGCTCGTTCTACGACCGGCTCACCACGATTCACCAGTTCGGCGTCGAAGGCACGGCCGATGAAATCGGCGGTACGGCAGCAGCCGTGGTGGGTGCGGCGGTTGCGGCTCACGCTGCGGTCTCGGTGGCCAAGCGGGCGCGCGATACCTCGAAAGACAAAGATAAAGCCAAGACCACGGCCTAA
- a CDS encoding 5-formyltetrahydrofolate cyclo-ligase, protein MDTKKSPDANAAATPAVSGSKQAWRKQLIEKRQNLADRAWRNDLLQRVLRYWLIERPEAVIGAYWPIKGEFDPLPALYRWQEAGLEEDAKSAQRHRKIGLPVVNKVDKTLTFYTWYPGCPMEEDAYGIPKPKDTEVVEPTLIFVPCVGYGPNGYRLGYGGGFYDRTLASLQPKPYTVGLGYDFAWLPDLEPEAHDVPLDAILCDTGTVWPRK, encoded by the coding sequence ATGGACACCAAAAAATCGCCCGATGCCAATGCGGCCGCAACCCCTGCTGTCAGTGGGTCCAAGCAAGCCTGGCGAAAGCAACTGATCGAGAAGCGTCAGAACCTCGCCGATCGCGCCTGGCGCAACGACCTGCTTCAGCGCGTATTGCGCTACTGGCTGATTGAGAGGCCTGAAGCGGTGATCGGTGCCTACTGGCCTATCAAAGGAGAGTTTGATCCACTGCCCGCGTTGTACCGCTGGCAGGAAGCCGGTTTGGAAGAAGACGCCAAGAGTGCGCAGCGCCACCGGAAAATCGGCTTGCCTGTGGTGAACAAGGTGGACAAAACGCTCACCTTCTACACCTGGTACCCCGGTTGTCCGATGGAGGAAGACGCATATGGCATTCCCAAGCCCAAAGACACCGAGGTGGTTGAACCCACGTTGATCTTTGTTCCTTGCGTGGGCTATGGTCCGAATGGTTACCGGCTGGGCTATGGGGGGGGGTTCTACGACCGCACCCTGGCCAGCCTGCAACCCAAGCCCTACACCGTGGGCCTGGGCTATGACTTTGCCTGGTTGCCCGATCTGGAGCCCGAGGCACACGATGTGCCGCTGGACGCGATCCTGTGCGATACCGGTACCGTTTGGCCGCGGAAGTAG
- a CDS encoding lytic transglycosylase domain-containing protein yields the protein MKRSLFAIMAALTLQGAAWAQDSRADAAMVEMRDAYSHRDKEKVNNLLPSVRGHVLEPLALYWATKPQLETAAPSTIRNALSRMAGSYWEDRLRNDWLLQLGKNRDWANFEIELPRFRMNDDRQVQCYGLMLDAAARRIPAGEAARQTTELWHQQRDAEDGCSTAAKAFLDSGHMPPEAAWMRARLAVEANKPDAALQAIGLLDPQWAGIAKTIVKDPGDYVDDKITAIRPRTKELVTLAIVRLGAIDLPAAVQNLQRKRWAVQLTDEELGWAWGSLGQRAAKALDPNALSLYANGQDRFMSADHLAWKARAGLRAGQWNAVRDAIAAMSPAQRSEPVWVYWQARSLQALRLPEAPQQVQALYASIASTTGFYEQLAMEELGQAIGVPPMPLPVSTEELRTAESNPGVQRALTSFRLGLRSEAVREWHYTVALHSTVDLTDRELLAIAQLACNNSLWDRCINTSTRTQVALDHKQRFPTPYLPQVTQRAQAIGLDPAYVYGLIRQESRFVVAARSGVGASGLMQVMPATARWTARKIGLTDFQPSQINDRDTNIQIGTAYLKLALDDFEGSMPMAAAAYNAGPGRPRRWREGPTLAGEIWTENIPFDETRDYVKQVLANTTNYAALLTGQPQSLRARLGVVMPSAVKAPPILESE from the coding sequence ATGAAACGCAGTCTCTTTGCCATTATGGCCGCGCTGACGCTTCAAGGCGCTGCCTGGGCCCAAGACAGCCGCGCCGACGCCGCAATGGTGGAAATGCGCGACGCCTACAGTCACCGGGACAAGGAGAAAGTGAACAACCTGCTGCCCAGCGTTCGCGGACATGTACTGGAACCCCTTGCGTTGTATTGGGCGACCAAGCCACAACTGGAAACGGCAGCGCCATCCACCATCCGGAACGCGCTTTCCCGCATGGCGGGCAGCTATTGGGAAGACCGCTTGCGCAACGACTGGTTGCTGCAACTTGGCAAGAACCGCGACTGGGCCAACTTCGAGATCGAGTTGCCGCGCTTTCGCATGAACGACGACCGGCAGGTGCAGTGCTACGGGCTCATGCTTGATGCAGCCGCCAGACGCATACCCGCAGGTGAAGCCGCTCGCCAGACCACCGAGCTCTGGCACCAGCAGCGCGACGCCGAAGATGGCTGCTCAACGGCAGCAAAAGCGTTTCTTGACAGTGGCCACATGCCGCCGGAAGCCGCCTGGATGCGCGCCCGCCTGGCTGTGGAGGCCAACAAACCCGATGCGGCATTGCAAGCCATCGGTCTGCTTGACCCTCAGTGGGCCGGCATCGCCAAAACCATTGTCAAAGACCCTGGCGACTACGTTGACGACAAAATCACCGCGATCCGGCCGCGCACCAAAGAACTGGTGACCTTGGCGATTGTTCGCCTGGGCGCCATCGATCTGCCGGCAGCGGTGCAAAACCTGCAACGCAAGCGCTGGGCCGTTCAGCTCACCGATGAAGAACTGGGCTGGGCCTGGGGCTCACTGGGCCAGCGCGCGGCCAAGGCCCTTGATCCGAATGCACTGAGCCTCTACGCCAATGGGCAAGACCGCTTCATGAGCGCCGACCACCTCGCGTGGAAAGCCCGGGCTGGTTTGCGTGCCGGGCAATGGAACGCTGTTCGCGACGCCATTGCCGCCATGTCTCCCGCTCAACGCAGCGAACCGGTCTGGGTGTACTGGCAGGCACGCAGCCTGCAGGCGCTGAGGTTGCCCGAAGCGCCACAACAGGTACAGGCTTTGTATGCATCGATTGCGTCAACCACCGGTTTTTATGAACAACTGGCCATGGAAGAACTGGGTCAGGCCATCGGCGTCCCCCCCATGCCTTTGCCTGTAAGCACCGAAGAGTTGCGCACGGCGGAAAGCAACCCGGGCGTACAACGCGCGCTCACTTCATTCCGACTGGGACTGCGCAGCGAGGCCGTGCGCGAATGGCATTACACCGTGGCCCTGCACAGCACGGTGGATCTGACCGACCGCGAGCTCCTGGCCATCGCCCAACTGGCCTGCAACAACAGCCTGTGGGACCGCTGCATCAACACCAGCACCCGCACCCAAGTGGCGCTGGATCACAAACAACGCTTCCCCACCCCCTACTTGCCGCAAGTCACCCAGCGCGCGCAAGCCATCGGGCTCGACCCGGCTTACGTCTATGGCCTCATCCGCCAGGAAAGCCGCTTCGTGGTCGCTGCACGGTCGGGTGTGGGGGCCTCTGGCCTGATGCAAGTCATGCCAGCCACCGCGCGCTGGACTGCACGCAAGATCGGCCTGACCGATTTTCAGCCGTCACAAATCAACGACCGGGACACCAATATCCAGATCGGCACGGCCTACCTCAAACTCGCTCTTGACGATTTTGAAGGTTCCATGCCCATGGCCGCTGCGGCCTACAACGCAGGCCCGGGTCGCCCGCGCAGATGGCGCGAGGGACCCACGCTGGCCGGCGAAATCTGGACCGAGAACATTCCATTCGATGAGACCCGCGACTATGTCAAACAGGTTCTGGCCAACACCACCAACTACGCAGCCCTGTTGACAGGGCAACCGCAATCGCTTCGTGCGCGCCTGGGCGTGGTGATGCCCAGCGCGGTCAAAGCGCCACCCATTCTTGAATCCGAATGA